From one Lycium ferocissimum isolate CSIRO_LF1 chromosome 7, AGI_CSIRO_Lferr_CH_V1, whole genome shotgun sequence genomic stretch:
- the LOC132065625 gene encoding putative two-component response regulator ARR21 isoform X1: MVLLSGLENVILELCRSREFEKMRILVVDDGVVATILRTCNYQVTTVKYPKDALSTLSLKGDSFDLVVTNVHVPDMNGFDFPQVITQGFELPVVLMSADDKDGSNLKGLKKVKVEWTMSLHHKFLEAIIEIGLDKVTPLKILDHMKVPGLTRDNVASHLQRYRTFLRRVTDSFCKTQAADKKLASKAVQENCGLDKQFFENTCNPRSSLHTSTGYLTANLPHLKNKGKEVDAVLDPVCNSSVFHNINAMQEAQRIGNLRTSFMNQGNVQPHQLNNEDEMSVNFDRGINQDMEEDHLQ; encoded by the exons ATGGTGCTTTTATCAGGCCTGGAAAATGTGATTTTGGAGCTTTGCAGAAGCAGGGAA TTTGAAAAGATGAGGATTTTGGTGGTGGATGATGGTGTTGTTGCTACGATACTCAGGACCTGTAACTACCAAG TTACGACTGTCAAATATCCAAAGGATGCTTTGTCTACACTTTCGCTCAAAGGCGATTCTTTTGATCTCGTTGTCACCAATGTGCACGTGCCTGATATGAATGGCTTTGATTTCCCACAAGTGATAACCCAAGGATTTGAACTACCTGTTGTGT TGATGTCAGCTGATGACAAAGATGGTTCCAACTTGAAAGGACTAAAAAAGGTTAAGGTTGAGTGGACAATGTCACTTCACCACAAATTCCTGGAAGCCATCATAGAGATTGGGTTAGACA AAGTTACGCCATTGAAGATTCTTGATCACATGAAAGTCCCTGGATTGACTAGAGACAATGTAGCCAGCCATCTGCAG AGATATCGTACTTTCTTGCGACGAGTCACTGATTCATTCTGTAAAACCCAAGCTGCTGACAAAAAATTGGCCAGTAAGGCTGTTCAAGAGAATTGTGGACTGGATAAACAGTTCTTTGAAAACACTTGTAACCCTAGGTCATCGCTTCACACTTCAACAGGTTATCTGACAGCCAATCTACCACATCTGAAGAATAA GGGGAAAGAAGTTGATGCTGTGCTCGATCCAGTTTGCAACTCTTCTGTGTTTCACAACATTAATGCTATGCAGGAAGCACAGCGCATTGGTAATCTTAGAACTTCTTTCATGAATCAAGGGAATGTTCAACCTCATCAG CTAAACAATGAAGATGAGATGAGTGTCAACTTCGATCGTGGTATTAATCAGGACATGGAGGAGGACCATTTGCAATGA
- the LOC132065625 gene encoding putative two-component response regulator ARR21 isoform X2 yields the protein MRILVVDDGVVATILRTCNYQVTTVKYPKDALSTLSLKGDSFDLVVTNVHVPDMNGFDFPQVITQGFELPVVLMSADDKDGSNLKGLKKVKVEWTMSLHHKFLEAIIEIGLDKVTPLKILDHMKVPGLTRDNVASHLQRYRTFLRRVTDSFCKTQAADKKLASKAVQENCGLDKQFFENTCNPRSSLHTSTGYLTANLPHLKNKGKEVDAVLDPVCNSSVFHNINAMQEAQRIGNLRTSFMNQGNVQPHQLNNEDEMSVNFDRGINQDMEEDHLQ from the exons ATGAGGATTTTGGTGGTGGATGATGGTGTTGTTGCTACGATACTCAGGACCTGTAACTACCAAG TTACGACTGTCAAATATCCAAAGGATGCTTTGTCTACACTTTCGCTCAAAGGCGATTCTTTTGATCTCGTTGTCACCAATGTGCACGTGCCTGATATGAATGGCTTTGATTTCCCACAAGTGATAACCCAAGGATTTGAACTACCTGTTGTGT TGATGTCAGCTGATGACAAAGATGGTTCCAACTTGAAAGGACTAAAAAAGGTTAAGGTTGAGTGGACAATGTCACTTCACCACAAATTCCTGGAAGCCATCATAGAGATTGGGTTAGACA AAGTTACGCCATTGAAGATTCTTGATCACATGAAAGTCCCTGGATTGACTAGAGACAATGTAGCCAGCCATCTGCAG AGATATCGTACTTTCTTGCGACGAGTCACTGATTCATTCTGTAAAACCCAAGCTGCTGACAAAAAATTGGCCAGTAAGGCTGTTCAAGAGAATTGTGGACTGGATAAACAGTTCTTTGAAAACACTTGTAACCCTAGGTCATCGCTTCACACTTCAACAGGTTATCTGACAGCCAATCTACCACATCTGAAGAATAA GGGGAAAGAAGTTGATGCTGTGCTCGATCCAGTTTGCAACTCTTCTGTGTTTCACAACATTAATGCTATGCAGGAAGCACAGCGCATTGGTAATCTTAGAACTTCTTTCATGAATCAAGGGAATGTTCAACCTCATCAG CTAAACAATGAAGATGAGATGAGTGTCAACTTCGATCGTGGTATTAATCAGGACATGGAGGAGGACCATTTGCAATGA